From a region of the Crocosphaera subtropica ATCC 51142 genome:
- a CDS encoding ATP-dependent DNA helicase, translating to MSQSVVVPDELGEIITAVIEFYQDAVDKIEPKIVFLELRKNVVDWVSRTQLKIEEKEIQATGLTRQQQTAYKEMINFIENSSEQYFRLSGYAGTGKSFLMAKVIEWLKQEDYKYSVAAPTNKAAKNLTQIARSQGIKIEATTVAKLLKLQPTIDVDTGQQSFEFNSEKELELKDYDVIIIDEYSMLNKDNFRDLQQAVKGGESKFIFVGDSSQLPPVKEKEPIVANHPDIRKSANLTQIVRYDGEIVKVAESIRRNPRWNHQTYPFETVADGTIIKLNTEDWLQQALSHFEKEDWLSNPDYVRMITWRNKTADKYNQAIREALYGENVEQLVVGDRLIAKKPVFRSLPGGKKKEKKIILNNSEECKVIETPKINYNEKYKWEFYQVKVRTDEGGMIELRILTSESEEKRQKKLKELAKRAREEENYSEKKKQWAIYYELDELFDNMAYAYALTCHKAQGSSIDNVFLLVSDMHYCRDKTKMIYTGLTRAKKCCYVG from the coding sequence ATGAGTCAATCAGTAGTCGTCCCTGATGAATTAGGGGAAATAATAACAGCTGTTATTGAATTTTATCAAGATGCAGTTGATAAGATAGAGCCAAAAATAGTCTTTTTAGAATTAAGAAAGAATGTAGTGGACTGGGTATCAAGAACTCAGTTAAAAATAGAAGAAAAAGAAATTCAAGCCACTGGATTAACAAGACAACAGCAAACAGCCTATAAAGAGATGATTAATTTTATTGAGAATAGTTCAGAGCAATACTTTAGGTTGAGTGGATATGCTGGCACAGGAAAAAGCTTTTTAATGGCTAAAGTAATTGAATGGTTAAAACAAGAAGACTATAAATATTCAGTGGCCGCTCCAACTAATAAAGCAGCGAAGAACTTAACCCAAATTGCCCGTAGTCAAGGGATAAAAATAGAAGCGACAACCGTAGCTAAACTTTTGAAACTACAACCGACTATCGATGTTGATACAGGACAACAAAGCTTTGAATTTAACTCGGAAAAAGAGTTAGAATTAAAAGACTATGATGTAATCATTATAGATGAATATTCTATGCTCAATAAAGATAACTTTAGAGACTTACAACAAGCAGTAAAAGGAGGAGAAAGTAAGTTCATTTTTGTGGGGGATAGTTCACAATTACCACCAGTCAAAGAAAAAGAACCGATTGTAGCTAATCATCCTGATATAAGAAAAAGTGCTAACTTAACTCAAATTGTTAGATACGATGGTGAAATAGTAAAAGTAGCAGAAAGTATCAGACGAAATCCACGGTGGAATCATCAAACTTATCCATTTGAAACAGTGGCCGACGGGACAATAATAAAATTGAATACAGAGGATTGGTTGCAACAGGCTTTGAGTCATTTTGAAAAAGAAGATTGGTTGAGTAATCCAGATTATGTAAGGATGATAACCTGGAGAAATAAAACAGCAGATAAGTATAATCAAGCTATTCGTGAAGCTTTATATGGGGAAAATGTAGAACAGTTAGTAGTGGGCGATCGCCTGATAGCAAAGAAACCAGTATTTAGAAGTTTACCAGGGGGTAAAAAGAAAGAGAAAAAGATAATTCTTAATAATTCAGAAGAATGCAAAGTAATAGAAACTCCCAAAATTAACTATAACGAAAAATATAAATGGGAATTTTATCAAGTAAAGGTAAGAACAGATGAAGGGGGAATGATTGAGTTAAGAATTCTCACTTCTGAATCAGAAGAAAAAAGACAGAAAAAGTTAAAAGAGTTAGCTAAACGAGCTAGAGAAGAAGAAAATTATAGTGAGAAAAAGAAACAATGGGCTATTTATTATGAACTAGATGAGTTATTTGATAATATGGCTTATGCTTATGCCCTGACTTGTCATAAAGCACAAGGAAGTTCCATCGATAATGTATTTTTATTAGTATCGGATATGCACTATTGTCGAGACAAAACAAAAATGATTTATACTGGATTAACTAGAGCTAAAAAATGTTGTTATGTAGGTTAG
- a CDS encoding DUF4112 domain-containing protein, with the protein MTKLSPRQRKVTRLHRISHILDKAIPIPGTQWRIGLDPILGLIPGGGDTIAGVLSAYIVWESARMGVNRKVIGQMVANVLLDSLAGSVPVVGDVFDVTWKANVRNIELLEHHLNFTPENKKVDRLFLIGLSIVLILILLGFTLLTLALLTWLWQNIMGNN; encoded by the coding sequence ATGACTAAATTATCCCCTCGTCAAAGAAAAGTAACTCGTCTTCATAGAATTAGCCATATATTGGACAAAGCCATCCCCATTCCAGGGACACAATGGAGAATAGGATTAGATCCCATATTAGGATTAATACCAGGGGGTGGGGACACCATAGCAGGTGTATTATCGGCTTATATTGTTTGGGAATCAGCAAGAATGGGAGTAAACCGTAAGGTGATTGGGCAAATGGTGGCTAACGTATTGTTAGATTCATTGGCAGGTTCAGTCCCCGTAGTGGGAGATGTTTTTGATGTAACCTGGAAAGCTAATGTAAGAAATATCGAATTATTAGAACATCATCTAAACTTTACTCCTGAAAACAAGAAAGTTGACCGACTTTTTTTGATTGGATTAAGTATAGTTTTAATTCTAATTCTCTTGGGATTTACACTTTTAACATTAGCTTTACTAACGTGGTTATGGCAAAATATTATGGGTAATAACTAA
- a CDS encoding cysteine desulfurase family protein, whose amino-acid sequence MTIQPIYLDYHSTTPVDPRVAELMVYYLTTAFGNASSIDHTYGDEAEKAVYNARQAIAQLIKASPKDIIFTSGATESINLAIIGHIQAINSPKLPRIAVSPVEHKAVLDTIQMLAKKGQAELIYLKVDGFGRLDLENLENTCADGLSLLCVMAANNEIGNIYPIEKIGQIAHQYDIPFLCDASQAVGKIPINFNDWGITYLAISAHKLYGPKGVGALVVRKGYPLEPIIFGGGHQKGLRSGTLNVPGIVGLGEACRLRQLEMEQDEQQIARQRDRLQTLLQAQIPDLQVNGNINARLAGNLHISLPGIPNSAIIARVRHQLAISTGAACSSGVATPSHVLRALKLSDEMIEGALRIGVGKFTTDEDIEKAANILTVAVEKIRPYLS is encoded by the coding sequence ATGACAATTCAACCCATTTACCTTGACTACCATTCAACCACCCCCGTTGACCCCAGAGTGGCTGAATTAATGGTTTATTACTTAACTACAGCCTTCGGTAACGCCAGCAGCATTGACCACACCTACGGCGATGAAGCTGAAAAAGCAGTTTACAACGCCCGTCAAGCAATCGCCCAACTGATTAAGGCTTCCCCCAAAGACATTATCTTCACCTCTGGTGCAACGGAAAGCATTAATCTCGCCATTATTGGTCATATTCAAGCCATCAATTCCCCTAAACTCCCCCGCATCGCCGTTTCTCCCGTGGAACATAAAGCCGTTTTAGACACCATTCAAATGCTCGCCAAAAAAGGACAAGCTGAACTCATTTACCTCAAAGTTGATGGTTTTGGACGATTAGATTTAGAAAATCTGGAAAATACCTGTGCTGATGGACTATCCCTTCTCTGTGTTATGGCAGCCAACAATGAGATCGGCAATATTTACCCCATTGAAAAAATTGGTCAGATCGCCCACCAATACGATATTCCTTTCCTTTGTGATGCCTCCCAAGCTGTGGGTAAAATTCCTATCAATTTCAACGACTGGGGCATTACTTACCTGGCTATTTCTGCCCATAAACTTTATGGACCCAAGGGCGTTGGCGCATTAGTTGTGAGAAAAGGCTATCCTCTCGAACCCATTATCTTTGGGGGTGGCCATCAAAAAGGACTGCGTTCAGGAACCCTCAATGTCCCTGGTATTGTGGGATTAGGGGAAGCTTGTCGTCTGCGTCAATTAGAAATGGAGCAAGATGAACAGCAGATTGCTAGGCAACGAGATCGCTTACAAACCTTATTACAAGCGCAAATCCCTGATTTACAGGTTAACGGAAACATAAACGCTCGCCTTGCAGGTAATCTTCATATTTCTCTACCAGGGATTCCTAATAGTGCTATTATCGCCAGAGTTCGCCATCAATTAGCCATTTCTACGGGTGCAGCCTGTTCATCGGGAGTCGCTACTCCTTCCCATGTATTGCGTGCATTAAAGTTATCTGATGAGATGATTGAAGGAGCCTTACGCATTGGAGTTGGCAAATTTACCACTGATGAAGACATTGAGAAAGCGGCTAACATTCTGACAGTAGCGGTTGAAAAAATTCGCCCCTATCTTTCGTGA